A single window of Streptomyces aquilus DNA harbors:
- a CDS encoding SCO0930 family lipoprotein translates to MKTSWRSASLVASAAAVLALTTACGQEAAPSASSQNVGATAAAGDYGNAGSGIGSGIGNAGASPSASAPESPAKSAGKLAVVTNPELGKVLTDNAGLTLYRFDTDTAEPPKSNCDGDCATTWPPVPADDASAGEGIDKALLGEVTRADGSKQLTIAGWPAYRYAKDVNAGDVNGQGVGGKWYALAPTGKKASLASLPGLSTREDPNLGEIVVDKNGMTVYRFLKDTAWPDPISRCTGACLEKWPAVGPVGANDTKGVQKKGLMSFTRPDGVKQQTINCWPIYTFAQDKEPGDTNGQGVGGTWYAVSPDGKPVGAPKQ, encoded by the coding sequence ATGAAGACCTCCTGGCGGAGTGCATCGCTCGTGGCGAGCGCTGCGGCGGTGCTGGCGCTGACGACGGCGTGCGGCCAGGAAGCAGCCCCGTCCGCGAGCAGTCAGAACGTGGGCGCGACGGCCGCGGCGGGTGACTACGGAAACGCGGGTTCCGGCATCGGTTCCGGCATCGGCAACGCCGGTGCGAGCCCCTCGGCGAGCGCCCCGGAGTCCCCGGCCAAGTCCGCGGGCAAGCTGGCCGTGGTCACCAACCCCGAGCTCGGCAAGGTGCTGACCGACAACGCCGGACTCACCCTCTACCGCTTCGACACGGACACCGCCGAGCCGCCGAAGTCCAACTGCGACGGCGACTGCGCGACGACCTGGCCCCCGGTGCCGGCCGACGACGCCTCGGCCGGCGAGGGCATCGACAAGGCGCTGCTCGGCGAGGTCACCCGCGCCGACGGCAGCAAGCAGCTGACGATCGCCGGCTGGCCGGCGTACCGCTACGCGAAGGACGTCAACGCGGGCGATGTCAATGGTCAGGGCGTGGGCGGCAAGTGGTACGCGCTCGCCCCCACCGGCAAGAAGGCCTCGCTGGCCTCGCTGCCCGGACTGTCCACCCGCGAGGACCCCAACCTGGGCGAGATCGTCGTCGACAAGAACGGCATGACGGTCTACCGCTTCCTGAAGGACACCGCCTGGCCCGACCCGATCTCCCGGTGCACCGGGGCCTGCCTGGAGAAGTGGCCGGCCGTCGGCCCCGTCGGGGCGAACGACACCAAGGGTGTCCAGAAGAAGGGCCTGATGAGCTTCACCCGGCCCGACGGGGTCAAGCAGCAGACCATCAACTGCTGGCCCATCTACACCTTCGCCCAGGACAAGGAGCCGGGCGACACCAACGGTCAGGGCGTCGGCGGCACCTGGTACGCCGTCTCGCCCGACGGAAAGCCGGTCGGC